Proteins encoded together in one Mauremys reevesii isolate NIE-2019 linkage group 11, ASM1616193v1, whole genome shotgun sequence window:
- the STK36 gene encoding serine/threonine-protein kinase 36 isoform X3, whose protein sequence is MEKYHVLEMIGEGSFGRVYKGRRKYSAQVVALKFIPKVGRSEKELKNLQREIEIMRGLHHPNIVQMLDSFETDKEVVVVTDYAEGELFQILEDDGNLPEEQVQDIASQLVSALYYLHSHRILHRDMKPQNILLGKGGVIKLCDFGFARAMSIHTMVLTSIKGTPLYMAPELVQERPYDHTADLWAVGCILYELVVGTPPFYTNSIFQLVSLIVKDPITWPKAMSPSFKSFLQGLLMKDPRQRLAWPELLCHPFIAGRVTMIDDAERHGLANPFTSKLPPELQVLKEKQAHSLAPRSGQSRILRKARQRMAQEARRKEQLKADAPCEKEAARGGLGHKPKAAPGKAALRAGEQTARAPGDETQAGLGEEPSEAEWEAAEPPPTPREHRITQDYEREFPDVPAGGSEAGPRGRRSIETVDLENEELDSDDEWQHLIEATEPAALQLSTPLSLLGDPAFLQRIQARLQLCSQQVLEGMLEGASHLRPALRVLANLLATGCDSELLYSFCQAADLPQVLLHLLGQMLQSASSRQQPWCITLLTDLVGVITAYFTSEPPLERSRRRRSLQVFHEAAAGFLSLLPKLLAQPRDVETRLREQSSTCFARLCERMDGSSPCVSGPFYAGLLAEQRPLLDALLQGATLPQPAPEEPAREARATREQRERGADVFTAALAAVCSLPVGWNGCQEAKKQVAQRVAEKLAEERSPLLARLLAGLERPACSLNVLKVLYSCGHASKRLCRLLAKGQQVPSSLVRLVKGEVPMGERLRLEACEASLHLLALLTLQLQALPARVDLVVSAAAELFTQSAVVSLVSAAGFLLAQLGQHGAAIEVGHEEAMSAMTNALTAPAELHLPPPLGAGLYDGFLLLLLQLLAQLQLSGARLFLAKGAVKAAGNEGPAPPPPPQSCLPQRSWRGSRSCLQGLEPPLGAELPAPSGRGAVREERSETRRQNGQRTDSSIPKASRRRGDGAGLCRLGAVERRLAPIRQDAPPGRRRAGDGGRDAAARPAHSGARLDPRLPSRHRALPQPGPLRLHPRASPVPSSARPPRQRHHGNLPQAAVPRLPGAPGADAGGGGR, encoded by the exons ATGGAGAAATACCACGTGCTGGAGATGATTGGAGAGGGCTCCTTCGGGAGGGTGTACAAGGGGCGCCGGAAATATAGCGCCCAG GTGGTGGCGCTGAAGTTCATCCCCAAAGTCGGGCGATCGGAGAAGGAGCTGAAGAACCTGCAGCGGGAAATTGAGATCATGAGGGGGCTGCACCATCCCAACATCGTCCAGATGCTCGACAGCTTCGAGACCGACAAGGAG gtggtggtggtgacgGACTACGCGGAGGGGGAGCTTTTCCAGATCCTGGAGGATGATGGGAATCTGCCAGAGGAGCAG GTTCAGGACATCGCCTCCCAGCTGGTCTCCGCCCTCTATTACCTCCACTCCCACCGGATCCTGCACCGCGACATGAAGCCCCAGAACATCCTGCTGGGCAAAGGGGGCGTCATCAAACTCTGTGACTTCGG GTTCGCTCGTGCCATGAGCATCCACACCATGGTGCTGACGTCCATCAAGGGCACCCCGCTGTACATGGCCCCCGAGCTGGTGCAGGAGAGGCCCTACGACCACACGGCCGACCTGTGGGCTGTGGGCTGCATCCTGTACGAGCTGGTGGTGGGGACGCCGCCCTTCTACACCAACAGCATCTTCCAGCTGGTCAGCCTCATCGTCAAGGACCCCATCACGTGGCCCAAAGCCATGAGCCCTTCGTTCAAG AGCTTCCTGCAAGGCCTGTTGATGAAGGACCCTCGCCAGCGGCTGGCGTGGCCGGAGCTCCTGTGCCATCCCTTCATCGCTGGACGGGTCACCA TGATCGATGACGCGGAGCGACACGGGCTCGCGAACCCCTTCACCAGCAAGCTGCCCCCggagctgcaggtgctgaagGAGAAGCAGGCCCACTCGCTGGCCCCCAGGAGCGGCCAGTCCAGGATCCTGAGGAAGGCGCGGCAGAGGATGGCCCAGGAGGCCCGGAGGAAG GAGCAGCTGAAGGCCGACGCGCCGTGTGAAAAGGAGGCGGCCAGAGGAGGCCTGGGGCACAAACCCAAAGCAGCCCCTGGGAAGGCCGCCCTCAGGGCGGGGGAGCAGACAGCCCGCGCTCCGGGAGACGAGACCCAAGCCGGCCTGGGGGAAGAGCCCAGCGAGGCAGAGTGGGAGGCAGCCGAGCCTCCCCCGACGCcacg ggagCACCGCATCACCCAGGATTACGAGCGGGAGTTCCCGGACGTGCCGGCGGGGGGCAGCGAGGCGGGGCCACGCGGCAGGCGCAGCATCGAGACCGTGGACCTGGAGAACGAG GAACTGGATAGTGACGACGAATGGCAGCATCTGATCGAGGCGACGGAACCCGCCGCCCTGCAGCTGAGCACACCGCTGAGCCTTCTGGGGGACCCGGCCTTCCTGCAGCGCATCcaggcccggctccagctctgcagCCAGCAG GTGCTGGAGGGGATGTTGGAGGGAGCGTCTCATCTCCGCCCTGCCCTGCGCGTCCTGGCCAACCTGCTCGCCACCGGCTGTGACTCCGAGCTTCTGTACAGCTTCTGCCAGGCCGCGGATTTACCGCAGGTCCTGCTGCACCTGCTCGGGCAAATGCTGCAGAGCGCCAGCAGCAGGCAG CAGCCCTGGTGCATCACGCTGCTGACGGACCTGGTTGGCGTGATAACGGCCTATTTCACCAGTGAGCCCCccctggagcggagccggaggaGGAGAAG cctgcAGGTTTTCCACGAGGCGGCTGCCGGcttcctctccctgctgcccAAGCTGCTGGCCCAGCCAAGGGATGTCGAAACGAGGCTCCGCGAGCAGAGCAGCACG TGCTTCGCCCGGCTCTGTGAGCGCATGGACGGCAGCAGCCCCTGTGTGTCAGGGCCCTTCTACGCCGGCCTGCTCGCcgagcagcgccccctgctggacgCGCTCCTCCAGGGGGCCACCCTGCCGCAGCCCGCCCCGGAAG AGCCAGCGCGGGAGGCGAGAGCCACGCGGGAGCAGCGGGAGCGTGGGGCAGATGTGTTCACAGCAGCACTGGCCGCAGTCTGCAGCCTCCCCGTGGGGTGGAACGGGTGCCAGGAGGCCAAAAAGCAG GTCGCCCAGCGGGTGGCAGAGAAACTGGCGGAGGAAAGGAGCCCCCTGTTAGCGAGGCTGCTGGCGGGACTCGAGCGCCCGGCCTGCTCCCTGAACGTGCTGAAG GTCCTGTACTCCTGCGGCCACGCCAGTAAACGCCTGTGCCGGCTCCTGGCAAAGGGGCAGCAGGTGCCGAGCTCCCTGGTCCGGCTGGTGAAGGGCGAG GTCCCGATGGGGGAGCGGCTGCGGCTGGAAGCCTGCGAGGCGTCGCTGCACCTGCTGGCCCTGCTCACCCTCCAGCTGCAGGCTCTGCCTGCCCG GGTGGACCTGGTGGTGAGCGCTGCCGCCGAGCTCTTCACCCAATCGGCTGTCGTCTCCCTCGTG AGCGCCGCAGGATTCCTGCTGGCTCAGCTTGGCCAGCACGGGGCGGCCATCGAGGTGGGGCACGAGGAGGCCATGTCGGCCATGACGAATGCACTCACCGCGCCTGCCGAG ctgcacctgcccccacccctgggcgCCGGCCTCTACGATGGATTCCTGcttctcctgctgcagctcctcgcCCAG CTGCAGCTGTCAGGAGCCAGGCTCTTCCTTGCAAAGGGGGCTGTGAAAGCAGCTGGGAATGAGGGGCCAGCCCCACCGCCTCCTccacagagctgcctgccgcagaggagctggagagggagcaggagctgcctgcagggactggagccacccctgggtgcgGAGCTGCCAGCCCCCAGCGGGAGAGGTGCAGTGCGGGAGGAGAGAAGTGAGACCAGGAGACAAAACGGCCAGCGCACTGACAGCTCCATTCCCAAAGCGAGCC GGCGACGCGGTGACGGTGCGGGGCTTTGCCGGCTCGGAGCTGTGGAACGTCGCCTGGCACCGATTCGCCAGGATGCTCCGCCTGGCCGCCGCCGAGCCGGTGATGGAGGGCGAGACGCCGCGGCCAGGCCAGCCCACTCCGGAGCCAGACTGGACCCTCGTCTCCCCTCAAG gcaCCGCGCTCTTCCTCAGCCTGGCCCTCTGCGTCTTCACCCGAGAGCCTCACCAGTGCCTTCCTCAGCTCGCCCACCCCGACAGCGTCATCATGGCAACCTTCCCCAAGCTGCTGTCCCTCGACTTCCTGGGGCACCTGGCGCAGAC GCAGGTGGGGGAGGACGGTGA
- the STK36 gene encoding serine/threonine-protein kinase 36 isoform X2, with translation MEKYHVLEMIGEGSFGRVYKGRRKYSAQVVALKFIPKVGRSEKELKNLQREIEIMRGLHHPNIVQMLDSFETDKEVVVVTDYAEGELFQILEDDGNLPEEQVQDIASQLVSALYYLHSHRILHRDMKPQNILLGKGGVIKLCDFGFARAMSIHTMVLTSIKGTPLYMAPELVQERPYDHTADLWAVGCILYELVVGTPPFYTNSIFQLVSLIVKDPITWPKAMSPSFKSFLQGLLMKDPRQRLAWPELLCHPFIAGRVTMIDDAERHGLANPFTSKLPPELQVLKEKQAHSLAPRSGQSRILRKARQRMAQEARRKEQLKADAPCEKEAARGGLGHKPKAAPGKAALRAGEQTARAPGDETQAGLGEEPSEAEWEAAEPPPTPREHRITQDYEREFPDVPAGGSEAGPRGRRSIETVDLENEELDSDDEWQHLIEATEPAALQLSTPLSLLGDPAFLQRIQARLQLCSQQVLEGMLEGASHLRPALRVLANLLATGCDSELLYSFCQAADLPQVLLHLLGQMLQSASSRQPWCITLLTDLVGVITAYFTSEPPLERSRRRRSLQVFHEAAAGFLSLLPKLLAQPRDVETRLREQSSTCFARLCERMDGSSPCVSGPFYAGLLAEQRPLLDALLQGATLPQPAPEEPAREARATREQRERGADVFTAALAAVCSLPVGWNGCQEAKKQVAQRVAEKLAEERSPLLARLLAGLERPACSLNVLKVLYSCGHASKRLCRLLAKGQQVPSSLVRLVKGEVPMGERLRLEACEASLHLLALLTLQLQALPARVDLVVSAAAELFTQSAVVSLVSAAGFLLAQLGQHGAAIEVGHEEAMSAMTNALTAPAELHLPPPLGAGLYDGFLLLLLQLLAQGDAVTVRGFAGSELWNVAWHRFARMLRLAAAEPVMEGETPRPGQPTPEPDWTLVSPQGTALFLSLALCVFTREPHQCLPQLAHPDSVIMATFPKLLSLDFLGHLAQTQVGEDGDPELVSAVVLQACQLLCFPFSLDVDTETSRCVMKALRDAEIPAHLLQVCCHHLPFSETALPMSLLCHLGLSDERVIDQLVGVAAASNRASAFLSAILLSDSPVLMMDLLSLLTHVARACPAHLPFLQKILGGSDSAYQLLSHLLCHQEHPIRAKACSLVGNLLRHGQDFPRALQSQAGLLERLLELLSDQDESVRRSASFAVGNAAYQDGSLPLALGKAVPGVVRLLSDPQAKTRCNAASTLGNLGRQPAELGDVLIENRAPHLLLDVACHDSQPAVQEAALIALRSISQQPKIHQVLVSLKASEKLLALSVSEAQTSSYGSPRPSSAHHCKKLIHLLRPTHSA, from the exons ATGGAGAAATACCACGTGCTGGAGATGATTGGAGAGGGCTCCTTCGGGAGGGTGTACAAGGGGCGCCGGAAATATAGCGCCCAG GTGGTGGCGCTGAAGTTCATCCCCAAAGTCGGGCGATCGGAGAAGGAGCTGAAGAACCTGCAGCGGGAAATTGAGATCATGAGGGGGCTGCACCATCCCAACATCGTCCAGATGCTCGACAGCTTCGAGACCGACAAGGAG gtggtggtggtgacgGACTACGCGGAGGGGGAGCTTTTCCAGATCCTGGAGGATGATGGGAATCTGCCAGAGGAGCAG GTTCAGGACATCGCCTCCCAGCTGGTCTCCGCCCTCTATTACCTCCACTCCCACCGGATCCTGCACCGCGACATGAAGCCCCAGAACATCCTGCTGGGCAAAGGGGGCGTCATCAAACTCTGTGACTTCGG GTTCGCTCGTGCCATGAGCATCCACACCATGGTGCTGACGTCCATCAAGGGCACCCCGCTGTACATGGCCCCCGAGCTGGTGCAGGAGAGGCCCTACGACCACACGGCCGACCTGTGGGCTGTGGGCTGCATCCTGTACGAGCTGGTGGTGGGGACGCCGCCCTTCTACACCAACAGCATCTTCCAGCTGGTCAGCCTCATCGTCAAGGACCCCATCACGTGGCCCAAAGCCATGAGCCCTTCGTTCAAG AGCTTCCTGCAAGGCCTGTTGATGAAGGACCCTCGCCAGCGGCTGGCGTGGCCGGAGCTCCTGTGCCATCCCTTCATCGCTGGACGGGTCACCA TGATCGATGACGCGGAGCGACACGGGCTCGCGAACCCCTTCACCAGCAAGCTGCCCCCggagctgcaggtgctgaagGAGAAGCAGGCCCACTCGCTGGCCCCCAGGAGCGGCCAGTCCAGGATCCTGAGGAAGGCGCGGCAGAGGATGGCCCAGGAGGCCCGGAGGAAG GAGCAGCTGAAGGCCGACGCGCCGTGTGAAAAGGAGGCGGCCAGAGGAGGCCTGGGGCACAAACCCAAAGCAGCCCCTGGGAAGGCCGCCCTCAGGGCGGGGGAGCAGACAGCCCGCGCTCCGGGAGACGAGACCCAAGCCGGCCTGGGGGAAGAGCCCAGCGAGGCAGAGTGGGAGGCAGCCGAGCCTCCCCCGACGCcacg ggagCACCGCATCACCCAGGATTACGAGCGGGAGTTCCCGGACGTGCCGGCGGGGGGCAGCGAGGCGGGGCCACGCGGCAGGCGCAGCATCGAGACCGTGGACCTGGAGAACGAG GAACTGGATAGTGACGACGAATGGCAGCATCTGATCGAGGCGACGGAACCCGCCGCCCTGCAGCTGAGCACACCGCTGAGCCTTCTGGGGGACCCGGCCTTCCTGCAGCGCATCcaggcccggctccagctctgcagCCAGCAG GTGCTGGAGGGGATGTTGGAGGGAGCGTCTCATCTCCGCCCTGCCCTGCGCGTCCTGGCCAACCTGCTCGCCACCGGCTGTGACTCCGAGCTTCTGTACAGCTTCTGCCAGGCCGCGGATTTACCGCAGGTCCTGCTGCACCTGCTCGGGCAAATGCTGCAGAGCGCCAGCAGCAGGCAG CCCTGGTGCATCACGCTGCTGACGGACCTGGTTGGCGTGATAACGGCCTATTTCACCAGTGAGCCCCccctggagcggagccggaggaGGAGAAG cctgcAGGTTTTCCACGAGGCGGCTGCCGGcttcctctccctgctgcccAAGCTGCTGGCCCAGCCAAGGGATGTCGAAACGAGGCTCCGCGAGCAGAGCAGCACG TGCTTCGCCCGGCTCTGTGAGCGCATGGACGGCAGCAGCCCCTGTGTGTCAGGGCCCTTCTACGCCGGCCTGCTCGCcgagcagcgccccctgctggacgCGCTCCTCCAGGGGGCCACCCTGCCGCAGCCCGCCCCGGAAG AGCCAGCGCGGGAGGCGAGAGCCACGCGGGAGCAGCGGGAGCGTGGGGCAGATGTGTTCACAGCAGCACTGGCCGCAGTCTGCAGCCTCCCCGTGGGGTGGAACGGGTGCCAGGAGGCCAAAAAGCAG GTCGCCCAGCGGGTGGCAGAGAAACTGGCGGAGGAAAGGAGCCCCCTGTTAGCGAGGCTGCTGGCGGGACTCGAGCGCCCGGCCTGCTCCCTGAACGTGCTGAAG GTCCTGTACTCCTGCGGCCACGCCAGTAAACGCCTGTGCCGGCTCCTGGCAAAGGGGCAGCAGGTGCCGAGCTCCCTGGTCCGGCTGGTGAAGGGCGAG GTCCCGATGGGGGAGCGGCTGCGGCTGGAAGCCTGCGAGGCGTCGCTGCACCTGCTGGCCCTGCTCACCCTCCAGCTGCAGGCTCTGCCTGCCCG GGTGGACCTGGTGGTGAGCGCTGCCGCCGAGCTCTTCACCCAATCGGCTGTCGTCTCCCTCGTG AGCGCCGCAGGATTCCTGCTGGCTCAGCTTGGCCAGCACGGGGCGGCCATCGAGGTGGGGCACGAGGAGGCCATGTCGGCCATGACGAATGCACTCACCGCGCCTGCCGAG ctgcacctgcccccacccctgggcgCCGGCCTCTACGATGGATTCCTGcttctcctgctgcagctcctcgcCCAG GGCGACGCGGTGACGGTGCGGGGCTTTGCCGGCTCGGAGCTGTGGAACGTCGCCTGGCACCGATTCGCCAGGATGCTCCGCCTGGCCGCCGCCGAGCCGGTGATGGAGGGCGAGACGCCGCGGCCAGGCCAGCCCACTCCGGAGCCAGACTGGACCCTCGTCTCCCCTCAAG gcaCCGCGCTCTTCCTCAGCCTGGCCCTCTGCGTCTTCACCCGAGAGCCTCACCAGTGCCTTCCTCAGCTCGCCCACCCCGACAGCGTCATCATGGCAACCTTCCCCAAGCTGCTGTCCCTCGACTTCCTGGGGCACCTGGCGCAGAC GCAGGTGGGGGAGGACGGTGACCCCGAGCTGGTCTCAGCTGTGGTGCTCCAggcctgccagctgctctgcttcccCTTCTCCTTGGACGTGGACACCGAGACCTCCAGGTGCGTCATGAAGGCCCTGAGAGACGCCGAGATCCCTGCCCATCTCCTCCAG GTCTGCTGCCACCATCTGCCCTTCTCAGAGACCGCGCTGCCCATGAGCCTCCTGTGCCACCTCGGCCTGTCCGACGAGCGGGTCATCGACCAGTTGGTGGGGGTGGCTGCTGCCTCGAACCGCGCCAGCGCCTTCCTGTCGGCCATCTTGCTTTCGGACAGCCCTGTCCTCATGATGGACCTCCTGTCCCTCCTGACCCACGTGGCCCGGGCCTGTCCCGCTCACCTGCCTTTCCTCCAGAAGATCCTGGGCGGCTCGGACTCGGCCTACCAGCTGCTGAGCCACCTGCTGTGCCACCAGGAGCACCCGATACGcgccaaggcctgcagcctggtggGGAACCTGCTGCGGCATGGCCAGGACTTCCCCCGGGCGCTGCAGAGCCAGGCGGGCCTGCTGGAGCGTCTGCTGGAGCTCCTGTCGGACCAGGACGAGAGCGTGCGCAGGTCGGCCAGCTTCGCGGTGGGCAACGCCGCCTACCAGGACGGCTCCCTCCCGCTCGCCCTGGGGAAAGCTGTGCCCGGCGTGGTGAGGCTTTTGAGCGACCCCCAGGCCAAAACCCGGTGTAACGCCGCCTCCACTCTGGGGAACCTGGGCAGGCAGCCAGCGGAACTGGGGGACGTGCTGATCGAGAACAGAGCCCCCCATCTCCTGCTGGACGTGGCCTGCCACGACTCCCAGccagctgtgcaggaggcagcacTGATCGCACTGCGGTCCATCAGCCAGCAGCCAAAGATACATCAG GTGCTCGTGTCTCTCAAGGCCAGCGAGAAGCTGCTGGCACTTTCTGTCAGCGAAGCTCAGACCAGTTCCTATGGGAGCCCCCGACCGTCTTCAGCTCATCACTGCAAGAAGCTCATCCACCTTCTGCGCCCAACACACAGTGCCTGA
- the STK36 gene encoding serine/threonine-protein kinase 36 isoform X4 — MEKYHVLEMIGEGSFGRVYKGRRKYSAQVVALKFIPKVGRSEKELKNLQREIEIMRGLHHPNIVQMLDSFETDKEVVVVTDYAEGELFQILEDDGNLPEEQVQDIASQLVSALYYLHSHRILHRDMKPQNILLGKGGVIKLCDFGFARAMSIHTMVLTSIKGTPLYMAPELVQERPYDHTADLWAVGCILYELVVGTPPFYTNSIFQLVSLIVKDPITWPKAMSPSFKSFLQGLLMKDPRQRLAWPELLCHPFIAGRVTMIDDAERHGLANPFTSKLPPELQVLKEKQAHSLAPRSGQSRILRKARQRMAQEARRKEQLKADAPCEKEAARGGLGHKPKAAPGKAALRAGEQTARAPGDETQAGLGEEPSEAEWEAAEPPPTPREHRITQDYEREFPDVPAGGSEAGPRGRRSIETVDLENEELDSDDEWQHLIEATEPAALQLSTPLSLLGDPAFLQRIQARLQLCSQQVLEGMLEGASHLRPALRVLANLLATGCDSELLYSFCQAADLPQVLLHLLGQMLQSASSRQQPWCITLLTDLVGVITAYFTSEPPLERSRRRRSLQVFHEAAAGFLSLLPKLLAQPRDVETRLREQSSTCFARLCERMDGSSPCVSGPFYAGLLAEQRPLLDALLQGATLPQPAPEEPAREARATREQRERGADVFTAALAAVCSLPVGWNGCQEAKKQVAQRVAEKLAEERSPLLARLLAGLERPACSLNVLKVLYSCGHASKRLCRLLAKGQQVPSSLVRLVKGEVPMGERLRLEACEASLHLLALLTLQLQALPARVDLVVSAAAELFTQSAVVSLVSAAGFLLAQLGQHGAAIEVGHEEAMSAMTNALTAPAELHLPPPLGAGLYDGFLLLLLQLLAQGDAVTVRGFAGSELWNVAWHRFARMLRLAAAEPVMEGETPRPGQPTPEPDWTLVSPQGTALFLSLALCVFTREPHQCLPQLAHPDSVIMATFPKLLSLDFLGHLAQTQVGEDGDPELVSAVVLQACQLLCFPFSLDVDTETSRSAATICPSQRPRCP; from the exons ATGGAGAAATACCACGTGCTGGAGATGATTGGAGAGGGCTCCTTCGGGAGGGTGTACAAGGGGCGCCGGAAATATAGCGCCCAG GTGGTGGCGCTGAAGTTCATCCCCAAAGTCGGGCGATCGGAGAAGGAGCTGAAGAACCTGCAGCGGGAAATTGAGATCATGAGGGGGCTGCACCATCCCAACATCGTCCAGATGCTCGACAGCTTCGAGACCGACAAGGAG gtggtggtggtgacgGACTACGCGGAGGGGGAGCTTTTCCAGATCCTGGAGGATGATGGGAATCTGCCAGAGGAGCAG GTTCAGGACATCGCCTCCCAGCTGGTCTCCGCCCTCTATTACCTCCACTCCCACCGGATCCTGCACCGCGACATGAAGCCCCAGAACATCCTGCTGGGCAAAGGGGGCGTCATCAAACTCTGTGACTTCGG GTTCGCTCGTGCCATGAGCATCCACACCATGGTGCTGACGTCCATCAAGGGCACCCCGCTGTACATGGCCCCCGAGCTGGTGCAGGAGAGGCCCTACGACCACACGGCCGACCTGTGGGCTGTGGGCTGCATCCTGTACGAGCTGGTGGTGGGGACGCCGCCCTTCTACACCAACAGCATCTTCCAGCTGGTCAGCCTCATCGTCAAGGACCCCATCACGTGGCCCAAAGCCATGAGCCCTTCGTTCAAG AGCTTCCTGCAAGGCCTGTTGATGAAGGACCCTCGCCAGCGGCTGGCGTGGCCGGAGCTCCTGTGCCATCCCTTCATCGCTGGACGGGTCACCA TGATCGATGACGCGGAGCGACACGGGCTCGCGAACCCCTTCACCAGCAAGCTGCCCCCggagctgcaggtgctgaagGAGAAGCAGGCCCACTCGCTGGCCCCCAGGAGCGGCCAGTCCAGGATCCTGAGGAAGGCGCGGCAGAGGATGGCCCAGGAGGCCCGGAGGAAG GAGCAGCTGAAGGCCGACGCGCCGTGTGAAAAGGAGGCGGCCAGAGGAGGCCTGGGGCACAAACCCAAAGCAGCCCCTGGGAAGGCCGCCCTCAGGGCGGGGGAGCAGACAGCCCGCGCTCCGGGAGACGAGACCCAAGCCGGCCTGGGGGAAGAGCCCAGCGAGGCAGAGTGGGAGGCAGCCGAGCCTCCCCCGACGCcacg ggagCACCGCATCACCCAGGATTACGAGCGGGAGTTCCCGGACGTGCCGGCGGGGGGCAGCGAGGCGGGGCCACGCGGCAGGCGCAGCATCGAGACCGTGGACCTGGAGAACGAG GAACTGGATAGTGACGACGAATGGCAGCATCTGATCGAGGCGACGGAACCCGCCGCCCTGCAGCTGAGCACACCGCTGAGCCTTCTGGGGGACCCGGCCTTCCTGCAGCGCATCcaggcccggctccagctctgcagCCAGCAG GTGCTGGAGGGGATGTTGGAGGGAGCGTCTCATCTCCGCCCTGCCCTGCGCGTCCTGGCCAACCTGCTCGCCACCGGCTGTGACTCCGAGCTTCTGTACAGCTTCTGCCAGGCCGCGGATTTACCGCAGGTCCTGCTGCACCTGCTCGGGCAAATGCTGCAGAGCGCCAGCAGCAGGCAG CAGCCCTGGTGCATCACGCTGCTGACGGACCTGGTTGGCGTGATAACGGCCTATTTCACCAGTGAGCCCCccctggagcggagccggaggaGGAGAAG cctgcAGGTTTTCCACGAGGCGGCTGCCGGcttcctctccctgctgcccAAGCTGCTGGCCCAGCCAAGGGATGTCGAAACGAGGCTCCGCGAGCAGAGCAGCACG TGCTTCGCCCGGCTCTGTGAGCGCATGGACGGCAGCAGCCCCTGTGTGTCAGGGCCCTTCTACGCCGGCCTGCTCGCcgagcagcgccccctgctggacgCGCTCCTCCAGGGGGCCACCCTGCCGCAGCCCGCCCCGGAAG AGCCAGCGCGGGAGGCGAGAGCCACGCGGGAGCAGCGGGAGCGTGGGGCAGATGTGTTCACAGCAGCACTGGCCGCAGTCTGCAGCCTCCCCGTGGGGTGGAACGGGTGCCAGGAGGCCAAAAAGCAG GTCGCCCAGCGGGTGGCAGAGAAACTGGCGGAGGAAAGGAGCCCCCTGTTAGCGAGGCTGCTGGCGGGACTCGAGCGCCCGGCCTGCTCCCTGAACGTGCTGAAG GTCCTGTACTCCTGCGGCCACGCCAGTAAACGCCTGTGCCGGCTCCTGGCAAAGGGGCAGCAGGTGCCGAGCTCCCTGGTCCGGCTGGTGAAGGGCGAG GTCCCGATGGGGGAGCGGCTGCGGCTGGAAGCCTGCGAGGCGTCGCTGCACCTGCTGGCCCTGCTCACCCTCCAGCTGCAGGCTCTGCCTGCCCG GGTGGACCTGGTGGTGAGCGCTGCCGCCGAGCTCTTCACCCAATCGGCTGTCGTCTCCCTCGTG AGCGCCGCAGGATTCCTGCTGGCTCAGCTTGGCCAGCACGGGGCGGCCATCGAGGTGGGGCACGAGGAGGCCATGTCGGCCATGACGAATGCACTCACCGCGCCTGCCGAG ctgcacctgcccccacccctgggcgCCGGCCTCTACGATGGATTCCTGcttctcctgctgcagctcctcgcCCAG GGCGACGCGGTGACGGTGCGGGGCTTTGCCGGCTCGGAGCTGTGGAACGTCGCCTGGCACCGATTCGCCAGGATGCTCCGCCTGGCCGCCGCCGAGCCGGTGATGGAGGGCGAGACGCCGCGGCCAGGCCAGCCCACTCCGGAGCCAGACTGGACCCTCGTCTCCCCTCAAG gcaCCGCGCTCTTCCTCAGCCTGGCCCTCTGCGTCTTCACCCGAGAGCCTCACCAGTGCCTTCCTCAGCTCGCCCACCCCGACAGCGTCATCATGGCAACCTTCCCCAAGCTGCTGTCCCTCGACTTCCTGGGGCACCTGGCGCAGAC GCAGGTGGGGGAGGACGGTGACCCCGAGCTGGTCTCAGCTGTGGTGCTCCAggcctgccagctgctctgcttcccCTTCTCCTTGGACGTGGACACCGAGACCTCCAG GTCTGCTGCCACCATCTGCCCTTCTCAGAGACCGCGCTGCCCATGA